In the Loxodonta africana isolate mLoxAfr1 chromosome 1, mLoxAfr1.hap2, whole genome shotgun sequence genome, one interval contains:
- the RPP40 gene encoding ribonuclease P protein subunit p40 isoform X4 produces the protein METGPYYFVKNLPLHELISHEFINTFVKKGACYALTYNTNIDEDNTVALLPNGKLILSLDKDTYEETGLQGHPSQYSGRKIMKFIVSIDLMDFSFNPDSKNYKRTSWSFKEKKPLKFDFLLAWHPTGAEESTMMSYFSSYQIQEQQPEIALSTLTDLQCPVLQSHALRGAAEAACSAQELWDWLGAVFSHVNLNNEPNNFLSTYYCPQPSTVVTKAYLCTITGFLLPEKINLLLEQLCHYFDEPKLAPWVSLSVQGFADSPVSWRENEHGFRKGGEHLYNFVIFNNQDYWLQMAVGANDDCPP, from the exons GTGCATGCTATGCACTAACATACAATACAAATATTGATGAAGATAATACTGTTGCCCTACTACCAAATG GGAAATTAATTTTATCACTGGATAAAGACACTTATGAAGAAACTGGACTTCAAGGTCATCCGTCTCAGTATTCTGGCAGAAAAATCATGAAATTTA ttgtttccattgaTTTGATGGATTTTTCCTTTAACCCGGATTCCAAGAACTATAAAAGAACATCTTGGTCCTTCAAAGAAAAGAAGCCgttaaaatttgattttcttttggcTTGGCATCCTACAG GTGCAGAAGAATCAACGATGATGTCATACTTTTCCAGTTACCAAATTCAGGAGCAGCAGCCAGAAATAGCCCTGAGCACACTGACGGACCTGCAGTGCCCAGTGCTGCAGAGCCATGCACTCCGGGGGGCAGCTGAGGCAGCCTGCAGCGCCCAGGAGCTCTGGGACTGGCTGGGAGCTGTCTTCAGTCACGTCAACCT AAACAATGAGCCTAATAATTTCTTATCAACCTATTACTGTCCTCAGCCAAGCACAGTGGTGACAAAAGCTTATTTATGTACAATCACTGGTTTCCTACTTCCAGAGAAGATCAATCTCTTACTGGAACAACTGTG TCACTACTTTGACGAACCAAAGTTAGCTCCTTGGGTTTCCTTGTCTGTTCAAGGCTTTGCAGACAGCCCAGTTTCTTGGAGAGAAAATGAACATGGCTTTCGAAAAGGAGGAGAACATTTGTACAACTTTGTGATTTTTAATAACCAGGACTATTGGCTTCAGATGGCTGTTGGGGCAAATGATGACTGTCCAccataa